One Streptomyces sp. V4I8 genomic window carries:
- a CDS encoding pyridoxal phosphate-dependent aminotransferase codes for MEFRQSSKLSEVCYEIRGPVIEHANALEEAGHSVLRLNTGNPALFGFEAPEEILQDMIRMLPQAHGYTDSRGILSARRAVAQRYQTLGLEVGVDDVFLGNGVSELVSMAVQALVEDGDEILIPAPDFPLWTAVTTLAGGKAVHYLCDEQADWYPDLDDMASKITDRTRAVVIINPNNPTGAVYPKEILEGILDLARRHGLMVFADEIYDQILYDDAVHHSVATLAPDLVVLTFCGLSKTYRVAGFRSGWLVVTGPKQHAKDYLEGLTMLASMRLCANAPAQYAIQAALGGRQSIRELTVPGGRLYEQRNVAWEKLNEIPGVSCVKPKGSLYAFPRLDPEVYKIHDDEKFVLDLLLREKIQVVQGTGFNWPTPDHFRILTLPYADDLEAAIGRIGRFLSGYRQ; via the coding sequence ATGGAGTTCCGGCAGTCGAGCAAGCTGAGCGAGGTCTGTTACGAGATCCGCGGCCCGGTGATCGAGCACGCGAACGCGCTGGAGGAGGCGGGCCACAGCGTGCTGCGCCTGAACACCGGCAACCCCGCGCTCTTCGGCTTCGAGGCGCCGGAGGAGATCCTCCAGGACATGATCCGGATGCTCCCCCAGGCGCACGGCTACACCGACTCGCGCGGCATCCTCTCCGCCCGCCGGGCCGTGGCCCAGCGCTACCAGACCCTGGGCCTGGAGGTGGGCGTCGACGACGTCTTCCTCGGCAACGGCGTGTCCGAGCTGGTCTCCATGGCCGTACAGGCCCTGGTCGAGGACGGCGACGAAATCCTCATCCCCGCCCCGGACTTCCCCCTCTGGACGGCGGTGACGACCCTCGCCGGCGGCAAGGCGGTCCACTACCTCTGCGACGAGCAGGCCGACTGGTACCCGGACCTGGACGACATGGCGTCGAAGATCACGGACCGCACGCGCGCCGTGGTCATCATCAACCCGAACAACCCCACCGGCGCGGTCTACCCCAAGGAGATCCTGGAGGGCATCCTCGACCTGGCCCGCCGGCACGGCCTCATGGTCTTCGCCGACGAGATCTACGACCAGATCCTCTACGACGACGCCGTGCACCACTCGGTCGCGACCCTCGCCCCCGACCTGGTGGTCCTCACCTTCTGCGGCCTGTCGAAGACGTACCGGGTGGCGGGCTTCCGCTCCGGCTGGCTCGTCGTCACCGGTCCGAAGCAGCACGCGAAGGACTACCTGGAGGGCCTGACGATGCTGGCCTCCATGCGGCTGTGCGCCAACGCGCCCGCCCAGTACGCCATCCAGGCCGCGCTCGGGGGCCGGCAGTCCATCCGCGAGCTGACCGTGCCGGGCGGGCGGCTGTACGAACAGCGCAACGTGGCCTGGGAGAAGCTCAACGAGATCCCCGGTGTGTCGTGTGTGAAGCCGAAGGGCTCGCTGTACGCCTTCCCCCGCCTGGACCCCGAGGTGTACAAGATCCACGACGACGAGAAGTTCGTCCTGGACCTGCTGCTCAGGGAGAAGATCCAGGTCGTCCAGGGCACGGGCTTCAACTGGCCGACACCCGATCACTTCCGGATCCTGACCCTGCCCTACGCGGACGATCTGGAGGCCGCGATCGGGCGGATCGGGCGGTTCCTGAGCGGGTACCGGCAGTAA
- a CDS encoding winged helix-turn-helix transcriptional regulator encodes MSPRRSYDQYCSAARALDLVGDRWTLLIVRELLAGPRRYTDLHADLPGVSTDVLASRLKDMERDGISTRRRLPPPGAAYVYELTSRGRELLPVLQALGAWGQAELGELRPTDAVRAHWFALPLLRSLEGAGLVEVRLQEGNFHLHLGADDGPVYGDGPAPGEPDVRLVLDHGTCEAVARGELSVTDAVRDGRIQVTGDGTLAKALLDF; translated from the coding sequence ATGTCACCTCGCCGAAGCTACGACCAGTACTGTTCCGCCGCCCGGGCGCTCGACCTCGTCGGCGACCGCTGGACCCTGCTGATCGTCCGGGAGTTGCTGGCCGGTCCGCGGCGCTACACCGACCTGCACGCCGACCTGCCGGGCGTGAGCACGGACGTACTGGCCTCACGGCTGAAGGACATGGAACGGGACGGCATCAGCACGCGCCGTCGGCTGCCGCCCCCCGGCGCGGCGTACGTCTACGAACTCACCTCCCGCGGGCGGGAGCTGCTGCCCGTCCTCCAGGCGCTGGGGGCCTGGGGACAGGCCGAGCTCGGCGAGCTGCGGCCCACCGACGCCGTGCGGGCGCACTGGTTCGCGCTGCCTCTGCTGCGGTCGCTGGAAGGGGCGGGGCTGGTCGAAGTCCGGCTGCAGGAGGGGAACTTCCATCTGCACCTCGGCGCCGACGACGGGCCGGTCTACGGGGACGGCCCCGCTCCCGGTGAGCCCGACGTACGGCTGGTCCTGGACCACGGCACGTGCGAGGCGGTCGCACGGGGCGAGTTGAGCGTGACGGACGCCGTACGGGACGGCCGTATCCAGGTGACCGGCGACGGGACACTGGCCAAGGCGCTGCTCGACTTCTGA
- a CDS encoding VWA domain-containing protein: MIRTQRLAAGVCALLAALTAGIAFPAGAVADETTATAPKVDLVIDVSGSMRAKDIDGQSRMAAAKQAFNEVLDATPEEVQLGIRTLGANYPGDDRKTGCKDTAQLYPVGPLDRTEAKTAVATLTPTGWTPIGPALLKAAEDLDGGEGSKRIVLISDGEDTCAPLDPCEVAREIAAKGIGLTIDTLGLVPNTKLRQQLSCIAEATGGTFTSVEHTDELADKVNQLVDRAADPVVTPVATTGADQCAKAPTLKSGLYTDREEFGQQRWYRVSVPDGYELRASVSVAADRAVNPSYGLLLRATTERGREIVRGEAAGNGRTDVISTGLRYPKAEREDVEGEVAPETVCLQATHSFSAASGVKTTPGLPLEVTIDVVHGPDAASDVAAFGLGRGWWLLGALILTGFLAGLVWGWLSRWRVAVWRTN, translated from the coding sequence ATGATCAGAACACAACGGCTGGCGGCCGGGGTCTGTGCCCTGCTCGCCGCGCTCACGGCCGGGATAGCCTTCCCGGCCGGGGCGGTCGCCGACGAGACCACCGCCACCGCTCCGAAAGTCGATCTCGTGATCGACGTCAGCGGTTCGATGCGGGCGAAGGACATCGACGGCCAGTCGCGGATGGCCGCCGCGAAGCAGGCCTTCAACGAGGTGCTGGACGCGACACCCGAGGAGGTCCAGCTCGGCATCCGCACCCTCGGTGCCAACTACCCGGGCGACGACCGCAAGACGGGCTGCAAGGACACCGCGCAGCTCTACCCGGTCGGCCCGCTGGACCGCACCGAGGCCAAGACGGCGGTGGCTACCCTGACGCCCACCGGCTGGACGCCGATCGGTCCCGCGCTGCTCAAGGCGGCCGAGGACCTGGACGGCGGCGAGGGCTCCAAGCGCATCGTGCTGATCAGCGACGGCGAGGACACCTGCGCCCCGCTCGACCCGTGCGAGGTGGCCCGCGAGATCGCCGCCAAGGGCATCGGCCTGACCATCGACACGCTCGGCCTGGTCCCCAACACCAAGCTGCGGCAGCAGCTCAGCTGCATCGCCGAGGCGACCGGCGGCACCTTCACCTCGGTCGAGCACACCGACGAACTCGCGGACAAGGTCAACCAGTTGGTGGACCGCGCGGCCGACCCGGTGGTGACACCGGTCGCGACGACCGGCGCGGACCAGTGCGCGAAGGCGCCCACGCTGAAGTCCGGTCTGTACACCGACCGCGAGGAGTTCGGACAGCAGCGCTGGTACCGCGTGAGCGTCCCGGACGGCTATGAGCTGCGCGCCTCGGTGAGCGTGGCGGCCGACCGTGCGGTGAACCCGTCGTACGGGCTGCTGTTGCGCGCGACGACCGAGCGCGGCCGGGAGATCGTCCGCGGCGAGGCGGCGGGCAACGGGCGGACCGACGTGATCTCGACGGGTCTGCGCTACCCGAAGGCCGAGCGGGAGGACGTGGAGGGCGAGGTCGCGCCCGAGACGGTGTGCCTGCAGGCCACGCACTCCTTCTCCGCGGCGAGCGGGGTGAAGACCACCCCCGGTCTGCCGCTCGAAGTGACCATCGACGTCGTGCACGGGCCGGACGCGGCGAGCGACGTGGCCGCCTTCGGCCTCGGGCGCGGCTGGTGGCTGCTCGGCGCGCTGATCCTCACCGGCTTCCTCGCCGGTCTCGTCTGGGGCTGGCTCTCGCGCTGGCGCGTCGCGGTCTGGAGGACCAACTGA